From a region of the Methanolobus tindarius DSM 2278 genome:
- a CDS encoding Rpp14/Pop5 family protein: MKILPPTMRDNKRYLAFELITEENTLVGRDELIRELFSVSGSLLGDLGSSECNIWLFAFDDNKGVISCNRNYVSQTRAVMATITNVKGKRVLVHVLGVSGTVLGATKKYLEGVDVFNPAEQSHINE; the protein is encoded by the coding sequence ATGAAGATACTTCCACCAACTATGCGGGATAATAAACGCTACCTTGCCTTTGAGCTTATAACTGAGGAAAATACACTGGTTGGCAGGGATGAACTTATCCGTGAGTTATTCTCTGTATCAGGAAGCCTTCTTGGTGATCTTGGTTCAAGCGAATGTAATATCTGGCTTTTTGCGTTTGATGATAATAAGGGAGTCATAAGCTGTAACCGCAATTATGTATCACAGACAAGGGCTGTTATGGCCACCATCACAAATGTAAAAGGTAAACGAGTTCTGGTTCATGTTCTTGGAGTATCTGGCACTGTTCTTGGTGCAACAAAAAAGTATTTAGAGGGTGTCGATGTATTTAACCCCGCAGAACAGTCACATATAAATGAGTAG